Proteins co-encoded in one Candidatus Methylomirabilota bacterium genomic window:
- a CDS encoding dienelactone hydrolase family protein, whose protein sequence is MASAARAFNPLSRREVLKYGAFTTVGGVLTPGISMAQAIVTDTKGIVARDISLSVGGTAIPAYEARPDGAGPYPVVTVISGFTGNNEHHKDVVRRLAHAGYYAISPELYAREGGMQGKDFAEMGKISGGVTRAQYLGDIRAATDHAKAQTWARANRLGVTGFCGGGALTLHFTAEYPGVTAAAPWYGQVKRVLKDAPGVDAFSLVDRIKAPVLGLYGAADPGIPGEDVKRFEAELKKHNPAVEFILYPDAPHAFFSDDRPQTYRKEAAEDGWRRLLAFFEKHLKA, encoded by the coding sequence ATGGCCAGCGCCGCACGCGCGTTCAATCCCCTGAGCCGCAGAGAAGTGCTCAAGTACGGCGCCTTCACGACGGTGGGGGGCGTGCTCACCCCCGGTATCTCGATGGCGCAGGCGATCGTCACCGACACCAAGGGCATTGTGGCGCGCGACATCTCGCTCAGCGTGGGAGGCACGGCGATCCCCGCCTACGAAGCCCGGCCCGATGGCGCGGGGCCGTACCCCGTGGTGACGGTGATCTCGGGCTTCACCGGAAACAACGAGCACCACAAGGACGTGGTGCGGCGCCTCGCCCATGCGGGCTACTACGCGATCTCACCGGAGCTCTACGCGCGCGAGGGCGGCATGCAGGGCAAGGACTTCGCCGAGATGGGCAAGATCTCGGGCGGCGTCACCCGTGCGCAATACCTCGGTGACATTCGCGCCGCCACGGATCACGCCAAGGCGCAGACGTGGGCGCGCGCGAATCGCCTCGGCGTTACCGGCTTTTGCGGCGGCGGCGCGCTCACCCTGCATTTCACCGCGGAGTATCCGGGCGTGACCGCGGCGGCGCCGTGGTACGGCCAGGTCAAGCGCGTGCTCAAGGACGCGCCCGGCGTCGACGCTTTCAGTCTCGTGGATCGCATCAAGGCGCCGGTGCTCGGGCTCTACGGCGCCGCCGATCCCGGTATCCCGGGGGAGGACGTGAAGCGGTTCGAGGCCGAGCTGAAGAAGCACAATCCGGCGGTGGAGTTCATCCTCTACCCGGACGCGCCGCACGCCTTTTTCTCGGACGACCGGCCCCAGACCTACCGGAAGGAGGCCGCCGAGGACGGCTGGCGCCGCCTCCTCGCCTTCTTCGAGAAGCACCTCAAGGCCTGA
- a CDS encoding GGDEF domain-containing protein translates to MEYDVDREVAFVGQRVKQKICAALTITAVIPLLILTYAIYAHVVPLLDPVSASNDLIWFEALVIFTGLLMAAGGFVVWDLAAAVARTAEMVTEARRAEGMAAFRHDEVGTLMNSFSRMLATIEDQAAEINQFAQRLEGAYKELEFTNARLKEFSFKDDVTGLYNRRFFSIRLEEEVSRFRRFNHPVSMVLLDLDGFKSVNDELGHGAGDDTLRIMADILMRYSRGINVISRWGGDEFAVLLVETTKAGARLYADRIRQVLAEYPFAHGRRITASFGIAALPEDVAPTADTVLQAADEALYAAKRAGKNRVCVFEDITAVARVEPEVERV, encoded by the coding sequence ATGGAATACGACGTGGACCGGGAAGTGGCCTTCGTGGGGCAGCGGGTCAAGCAGAAGATCTGCGCGGCCCTCACGATCACCGCGGTGATCCCCCTCCTGATCCTCACCTACGCGATCTACGCGCACGTCGTTCCCCTCCTCGATCCCGTCTCCGCCTCCAACGATCTGATCTGGTTCGAGGCCCTCGTGATCTTCACCGGGCTGCTCATGGCCGCGGGCGGCTTCGTGGTGTGGGATCTCGCCGCCGCGGTTGCCCGTACGGCCGAGATGGTGACGGAGGCGCGGCGGGCGGAGGGCATGGCGGCGTTCCGGCACGACGAGGTCGGCACGCTGATGAACTCGTTCTCGCGGATGCTCGCCACCATCGAGGACCAGGCGGCCGAGATCAATCAGTTCGCCCAGCGGCTCGAGGGCGCCTACAAGGAGCTCGAGTTCACCAACGCGCGCCTCAAGGAGTTCTCGTTCAAGGACGACGTGACCGGGCTCTACAACCGGCGCTTCTTCTCGATTCGCCTCGAGGAGGAGGTCTCCCGGTTCCGGCGGTTCAATCATCCGGTGTCGATGGTGCTGCTGGACCTCGACGGCTTCAAGTCGGTCAACGACGAGCTCGGGCACGGAGCGGGGGACGACACCCTGCGCATCATGGCCGACATCCTGATGCGCTACTCGCGCGGGATCAACGTGATCTCCCGCTGGGGCGGCGACGAGTTCGCGGTGCTTCTCGTGGAGACGACCAAGGCGGGCGCCCGGCTCTACGCCGACCGGATCCGCCAGGTGCTCGCCGAGTATCCGTTCGCCCACGGCCGCCGCATCACCGCGAGCTTCGGCATCGCCGCGCTGCCCGAGGACGTGGCCCCCACCGCCGACACCGTGCTGCAGGCCGCCGACGAGGCCCTCTATGCCGCCAAGCGCGCGGGCAAGAACCGCGTGTGCGTCTTCGAAGACATCACGGCGGTAGCGCGGGTCGAGCCGGAAGTGGAGCGCGTGTGA
- a CDS encoding HD domain-containing phosphohydrolase: MSEAAPTNPGVLIVDDDRHIRDILRELFLSSGYSAQVAADGREALELFDADRPSLTVTDVHMPVMDGVELLKKARAIDPDAAFLVLTGVANVQTAVESLKFGAYDFIMKPVHMDELLIAAERALEHRGLLIERREHQVVLERRVEEATRELAATLHELESTYRTTLEALGSAIDTRDLGTHAHSRRVRGYSLAIARAYGMPEVELRDLEHGVLLHDIGKIGIPDAILLKPGPLTPAEWKIMRTHPEIGRQLVEQIPFLRGAVPIVYHHHERWDGTGYPLGLKGEQIPLGARIFAIADAFDAMTFDRPYSRAISLESARREVERSAGSHFDPRVVKVFLELPVDVFETIRRQSVE; this comes from the coding sequence GTGAGCGAAGCCGCGCCGACCAACCCCGGCGTCTTGATCGTCGACGACGATCGCCATATTCGCGACATCCTCCGCGAGCTCTTCCTGTCCAGCGGCTACAGCGCCCAGGTGGCGGCGGACGGGCGCGAGGCCCTCGAGCTGTTCGACGCCGACCGGCCATCCCTCACCGTGACTGACGTCCACATGCCGGTGATGGATGGGGTCGAGCTCCTCAAGAAGGCGCGCGCCATCGATCCCGACGCGGCCTTCCTCGTGCTCACCGGCGTCGCCAACGTCCAGACCGCGGTGGAGAGCCTCAAGTTCGGCGCCTACGACTTCATCATGAAGCCCGTCCACATGGACGAGCTGCTCATCGCCGCCGAGCGCGCCCTCGAGCACCGCGGGCTCCTCATCGAGCGGCGCGAGCACCAGGTGGTCCTCGAGCGCCGCGTCGAGGAGGCCACGCGGGAGCTGGCCGCGACCCTGCACGAGCTGGAGAGCACCTACCGCACCACGCTGGAAGCGCTAGGCTCCGCCATCGACACGCGCGACCTCGGCACCCACGCCCACTCGCGGCGGGTGCGCGGGTACTCGCTGGCCATCGCCCGCGCCTACGGGATGCCGGAGGTGGAGCTCCGCGACCTCGAGCACGGGGTGCTCCTGCACGACATCGGCAAGATCGGGATCCCCGACGCTATTCTCCTCAAGCCCGGGCCGCTCACCCCGGCCGAGTGGAAGATCATGCGGACGCACCCGGAGATCGGGCGCCAGCTCGTCGAGCAGATCCCGTTCCTGCGCGGGGCGGTGCCGATCGTGTACCACCACCACGAGCGCTGGGACGGCACCGGCTACCCGCTCGGCCTCAAGGGCGAGCAGATCCCGCTGGGCGCCCGCATCTTCGCCATCGCCGACGCGTTCGACGCCATGACCTTCGACCGCCCCTACTCGCGGGCCATCTCACTGGAGTCGGCGCGGCGCGAGGTCGAGCGGTCGGCCGGCTCGCACTTCGATCCGCGCGTCGTGAAGGTGTTCCTCGAGCTGCCCGTCGACGTGTTCGAGACGATTCGCCGCCAGTCGGTCGAATAA